Sequence from the Janthinobacterium lividum genome:
CGGGCAGGGAGCCGAAGGTGCGCGCGGCCCAGGCGATGGCATTGCTGCCCGTATCGATGTCGCCGGCCAGGATCACCACGTCGGGTCGGCAGGCGGCAAGATCGATGGCGGGCGTGTCTTCGCCCCAGACTTCCAGGTGCAGGTCGGACAGGATCAGCAAACGCATGGCAGGAGGCGCGGCGAGGCGCACGGCAGTCAATGGGCCTCTATCGTAGCGCATGTCGCTGCGTCCGTCTGCTTGACCGCGCGAGGGTAGCGACGTTACCCTGTGGCATCGATTACCGCACACTCATTACTGGAGCCGCATGCCGCCTTTCTTCTTTCCCAAGACCTTGCTCAGTATCGCGCTGGCCGCCATGGCGCTGCCGTTTGCCGCGCATGCCGCCACGCCCGCCACCCCCGCCGTCGATCCCTTGACGCAGCCGATCGCCTCGCCGTATGCGGCGCAATGGAACCGTCCGCAGCAACCGGCGCGCATCCATGGCGACACGTATTACGTGGGCGTGGGCGGCTTGAGCGTGGTGCTGATCGACACGCGCGAAGGCTTGATCCTGATCGATGGCGCGTTGCCGCAATCGGTGGCCGCCATCAAGGAACATATCCTCGAGCTGGGCTTTCGCCTGGAAGACATCAAGTTCATCCTGAATACGGAAGCGCATTTCGACCATTCGGGCGGCATCGCCGCCCTGGCCCGCGACAGCGGCGCGCAAGTGATCGCCAGCCCGCTCGGCGCGCAGGCGCTGCGCGCGGGATCGGTGCTCGCCATGGACCCGCAAGCGGGCGAAATCGATCCCATGCCGGCCGTGGAGAATGTGCGCGAGATCGCCGATGGCGAAACCCTGCAGCTGGGCGACGTGACCATCACGGCGCGCTACACGCCCGGCCATACGCCGGGCAGCACCAGCTGGACCTGGGTGTCGTGCGAGGATGCGGAGCGCAAGGAATGCCTGAGCGTGGTCTTCGGCGCGAGCCTCACGCCGGTGGCGGCCGACGATTTTCACTACCTGGGCGATGACCGCCATGCGGACCTGACGCCGGCCTTCCGCCGCGTCATGCAGGACTTTGCCCGGCTGCCGTGCGATATCCTGATCTCGGCCCACCCCGACCACTCCGGCGGCGACCAGAAGCTGACGCAATTGCTGGAAGGCGTCACGCCGAATCCCTTCATCGATGCGCAGGCATGCAGCCACTACGCTGCCAAAAATGAAGCGAAGCTCGATGCCCGCATCGCGAAAGAAAAAGCGGCCGCGACAAAATAACAACGTTGGCGTCTTCGCCATGAAAAGCGGTTGACGCACTGCAGCATAAGGTGCAGAATCGTCCTCCGCAGTTCAGATTAACCAGATTAAAGAAAGGAAACCCATGTTCGAGCAGGCTGGCAGCAAGTACGACCACTAGCCCCGTGCATGACGCTCGGGGCCATCGGCACATTGCCGATCCCGAGCCGGTGTCCTTCAAACCCCGGTGAGGAAACTCGCCGGGGTTTTTTGTTTTGCACGACCCCATATAAGGACAGGAAATACCGTGATGCCCATGCATCAAGGATTGAAAGGAAGCACCATGAAGATCAAAGTAAAAGCCACGCCCAAGCCGCGCAATCCGCTGGTGGCAGCCGCCAGGCTGCGCGGCGGCGCCGGCGCGCACCAGTCGGTAGCGTCGCCGCGCGCGGCACGCCGGGCCGGCAAGCACCGCCTGCAGCAATTGCTGGCGGGGCGCCTGAAGGCCGAGGACTAGGGCGTGCCCAGTTCGACGATGAAGTTCGGGTTGAACTGGGGATTTTGCGGCGTGCCGCTGCGCGTCTTGTAGCCGCAGGGGTTGGATACGACGCGGCACTGGCCGATGCGGTAGTCGCGCGAGGCGTGGATGTGGCCATGTACCCACAGGTCCGCCTGCGCGGCCAGCTCGTCCAGGCGAGAGGCATAGGCGGGCGAACACCCTTCGTTGCCGTAGGCATCATCGACCGAAAGCAGCGACGGCGCCATGTGGCTGATGACGACGGTAGCGCCATGGAATGGCTGCGCCAGTTCGCGCGCCAGCCAGGCTTTTTGCTGCGCGTGGAACATGGCCGTGTCGGCCGCGCGCAGCTTGCGAAAGCCCATGCTGGCCAGGCGGATGCGCTTGTAGTCGTTCATGACGGCTTCCGCGTCGCGCATGGCCGACTGGCGCGTATCGTCGCCCAGCAGGCGGAAATCCGTCCACAGGGTGGCGCCCAGGAAGCGCACGGCGTTGCCAGCCTTGTCGGTGATGACGTGGGTATCGGCGTCGAGAAAATGCACATTGTCCGTGGCCGCACAGAGCGCGCGCAGCTCCTGGCGCACCTTGTCGAGGTGGTGGCCATAGCCTTCGTGGTTGCCATGCACGTACAGCACGGGCAGGCCCGCGAATGTGCTGGCGGCCCAGGCGACGGCGCGGGCGCCCGTGTCGATGTCGCCGGCCAGGATCACGACGTCGGGGCAGCTGAGCGCGAGGTCGCCCTGCGGCGCTTCGTCGCGCCATAACTCGTGGTGCAGGTCCGACAAAATCAATAAACGCATGCGGTATCCAGGCGATTGGAGGGTATGCCATCGTACCTGAAAACCCTCACTCTTCCTCCAGCGCGGCGAAGCTGTGCGCCAGGTAGTCGATCAGCGTACGCACGGCCGGCAGCAGGCCGCGCCGCGACGGGAAAACGGCGTGGATGATTTCGCGCTGCGGCCGCCACTGCTCCATCAGCGGCAGCAGGCGGCCATCGGCCACCTGTTCGGTGATCATCATGGTCGGCAGCTGCACCACGCCCACGCCGGCCACGGCCGCGTCGCGCAGGGTCAGCATGTCGCCCGTGACGAAGCGCGGCACGTGGCGCAACTGGGCGCGCGCGCCATCGGGGCCGTACAAATCCCACTGGTAGTGCTGTTGCGGCGTGCCCAGGGCCAGGCTGGGCCAGTCGGCCAGGTCGGCCGGCGCCTTCGGCACGGGCGCGCCGGCGAACAGCAGCGGGCTGCCCACCATGCACTGGCTGCGTTCGGCCAGCACGCGCAGCACCAGGTCGCTGTCGGGCAGCGGCGGCGGGCGCACGCGGATAGCCACGTCGATGCCTTCGGCTACCAGGTCGACGCGGCGGTTGCTCGCTTCCAGCAGCAAGGTCACTTGCGGATGCTCGCGCATGAAGCCGGCCAGCATGGGCGCGACCAGGGAGTGCAGCAGGGCGATGGGACAGGACAGGCGCACCGTGCCCCGTGGCGCGACCCGCGTCAGTTCGATCGCTTCCTGCGCCGCCTCCGCTTCCACCAGCATGGCCTTGCAATGCTCGTAAAACGTCTGGCCCACGTCGGTGACGGAAAAATGCCGCGTCGTGCGCTGCAGCAGGCGCGCGCCGAGGCGCTCTTCCAGCAGGGCGATGCGCCGGCTCAGTTTTGATTTCGGCATGCCCAGCGCGCGCCCGGCCGGCGCGAAGCCGCCATGGTCGACCACCTGTACAAAGTAATACAAGTCATTCAAGTCCTGCATGCCATCTCCTTAATCGTTCTATTTTTGGAACGCTGATGGCATATTTTACCGTCTGCCGGCTTCATCGTTGCAAGCGTATTCTGTCTTCATCGTAATGCAAACCCCAACAGGAGATCGAGATGAACACAGTCACAGGTATCTACAGCGCACCCCGCCAGCACTGGGTCGGCGACGGTTTCCCCGTGCGCTCGATGTTTTCGTATAACGGCCATGGCAAGCAGCTGAGCCCCTTCCTGCTGCTCGACTATGCCGGCCCTGCCGAATTTGCGCCCGGCACCCGTCCTCCCGGCGTCGGTTCGCACCCGCACCGCGGCTTTGAAACGGTGACCATCGTCTACAAGGGCGAAGTGGCGCACCGCGATTCGACGGGTCAGGGCGGCGTGATCGGCCCCGGCGACGTGCAATGGATGACGGCTGGCGCCGGCATCCTGCATGAAGAGTTTCACTCGCCTGCCTTCACGCAGTCGGGCGGCACCCTGGAAATGGTGCAGCTGTGGGTGAACCTGCCGGCCCAAAACAAGATGACGGCGCCCGGCTACCAGGCCATCACCAGCGACACGATTCCCACGGTGGCGCTGCCGGACGATGCCGGTTCGTTGCGCGTGATCGCCGGCGACTTCGACGGCCAGCATGGCCCGGCCCGCACGTTTTCGCCGATGCAGGTGTGGGACATGCGCCTGGCTCAGGGCAAGCTGACGGAGCTGCCCGTGACCAGGGGTTGGAGCACGGCGCTGATCGTCCTGCACGGCACGGTGCTGGTCAATGGCGAGAGCGTGGTGCGCGAAGCGCAGATGGCGCTGTTCGAGCGCGATGGCGACAGCATCACCATCGAAGCGAACAACGACGCCGTGGTTCTGCTGCTGAGCGGCGAGCCGATCGACGAACCCATCGTCGGCCACGGTCCGTTCGTCATGAACAGCGAAGCGGAAATCGTGCAGGCATTCGAGGATTTCAACAGCGGCCGCTTCGCCCGTATCGCGCCGTAATGTGCGTCATTAATTTGTGCAGTACCCATGCCGCATCCCGCGGCATGGTTTTTTGAGGAGACCACCATGAGCACCCCCGCCAACTTCCAAGGTTTGCCACCGATGATCGATCCCGACGACGCCGTCATGCTGCTGATCGACCACCAGAGCGGCTTGTTCCAGCTGGTGCGCGACATCGAGCAGCACGTGCTGCGCGGCCACGTCACGGCGCTGGCCAAGCTGTCGCGCCTGGCCAACATGCCGACGTTTACCACCGCTTCCGTGCCGGACGGCCCGAACGGTCCCTTGATCCCGGAAATCCACCATTTCAACCCGGACGCCGTCTACATCCCGCGCACGGGCCAGATCAACGCCTGGGACAATCCGGCCTGGGTCGACGCCATCGAAAAGACGGGCCGCAAGACCCTGCTGATCGCCGGCACGCTCACCAGCGTGTGCATGGCTTTTCCCACCATCAGCGCGCTGGCGGCCGGCTACAAGGTGTTTGCCATCATCGACGCCTCGGGCAACTGGTCGAAGATGGCCACCGATATCACCATGGCGCGCGTGACGCAGGCGGGCGCCGTGCCGATCGACACGTATGCCGTGCTGGCTGAAGTGATGAGCACCTGGAACCGCTCCGATGCGATGGAATTCGCCGCCATCATGACCGACCATATCGTGCCGCCGTACCGCGCCCTGATCGAAAGCTACGACAAGGCGCAGGGCGTGCAAAAGAATGGCCGCGAAACGAAACTGGAAATCCTCGAGGCGGCATCGAAGGGCTGACCTCCGCTACGGTGCTTCGTAGCTGTTGCGTATCGCCGCCAGCACGCCGCGCTGTTCCAGGTGCGTGATGGCGGCATTCAGGCGCGCCAGGTCGGCGGTGCTGGTCGTGCGCGCATTGAGCATCAGGTGCACGGGGGCGCGCAGGGCCAGGAAGGGCAGGGTGCTCAAGGCGACGCCCTGCAGGCGCGCTTCGTGGCGCACGGCCAGCACGTCGCCCAGCAGCAGGTCGGCGCGGCCCGCATCGAGCATGCGCACGCCTTGCTGGAAGCTGCCGAACGCATTCAGGCGGCCAGCCTTTTCCAGCACCGGCCGGGCCGCCGCGTACTGCGCGCCATACCAGCCCACTTTGGGCGCCAGCAAGGTCGAGTTGCCGCGCGCGAGCTGCGCGAAGCTGGCGATCTGGCGCTGGCTGCCGGGCGCGCCGGATTTGCTGAAGAGTCCCACGGCTTCGTCGCGATACGGGATGGAAAAGCGCGCATAGGACTGGCGTTCCGGCGTCTCCGACGCAGCCAGCATCAGGTCCAGTCCCCCTTTCTGGAACAGCAGCTGGCGCCGCGCCGTGGGCAGTTCCGGCAAGGTGACCAGGGTGCAGCGGGCTTGCTTGAAAATGGCTTTCAGCAAATCCAGGTCCAGGCCCGTATAGCGGTCCTGGGCATCGCGGTAGACATACGGCGGCCACTGCTCCAGCGCCATCGTCATGCGGCAAGCCACGGCGGGCAGGGCAGATACGCCGAGCACTGCCGCAAACAGGAGATGGCGCATGCGCATATGGGAGCTTCCCTGGAGTTTCAACTTGATAGTCAATTTGCCAGAATGGCCAGGGAAGTCAAGGGCTGCGGCCGCTGAAGGCCGGCCTGGTTCGCATTTCCTCGATGTTTGCGCGTTTTTTGCCGCTTTCCCCCATGGGTGCCGCCTCCGGCGCGGCGAACACCGTGCAGTGTAATCGGCTATAGTGGCGCGGTGCCACCACTGCCCCGCAAAGGAAGACCGCTTGACTGCCCCGCTCGAGATCGCCGCCAATGTGCTGATGACTGCCTCCATCATCCTGGCTGGACGCAATAATATTCATTCCTGGTGGATCGGCATGGTCGGCTGCGTGCTGTTTGCCGTGCTGTTTTTCCAGGTCAACCTGTACGCCGACGTGATGCTGCAGCTGTTTTTCATCGTCACCTGCGTCATCGGCTGGCTGCAATGGCGGCGCGGCGCCAACGGCAAGCCCTTGCCGATCACGCGCACGGGCTGGCGCAGCCTGGCCTGGGTGGTACCGGCCGGCATCGCCTCCGTGGCGATCTACGGCATGCTGCTGCACCGCTTTACGAATGCCTACGCGCCCTTCATCGATTCGGCAGTGTTGGTATTTAGCATCATCGCGCAATTCCTGCTGATGAGCCGGCGCATCGAAACCTGGGCTTTCTGGCTGCTGGTCAATACCGTGGCCGTGCCGCTCTACTACAGCCGCGGCCTGCACCTGACGGCCGTGCTGTATGCGGCCTACTGGATCAATGCCCTGATTTCCTGGTACTGGTGGGGCGTGCAGGCACGCCGCGCGGCGCAGGCGCCTGCGGTGATTGCCGACGCTTGATATTGCCATCTACCAAGTCCTTAGATTCAAATCATATATACAATCAATTTTTAATTCGTTCACGCGCTAAAGACACCGGGATATAGTGGCCTTTCCCCGCTTACCGGTGTTTTTTATGTTGCGTTTTGCCATTTCTGCCTGTTTTTCCGCCGTCCCGCACCAGCTGACCATGCAATGCATGGCGCAGTGGATGCCGGTGCGTGCCCGTCCACGCATCCCCTAAGTCATTCCATCCATTTCGTTGTCGTTTGCCCGCTGGCCCACCCGGTCCGCGTGCCCCTGCTCGGCCTTTTTTATCGGAAAAAGGCTGCAATCCCAATAAGAGGAAACCATGTTCAAACCACTCGCCATCAGTCTTGCCATCGCCGCCGCCTTTCCTGCCTTCGCCCATGCCGAGGACGACATGCTGCGTGTTAACGTCACCGGATCGAATATCCGCGTCAGCGAAAAGGAGGGCGCCAGCGCCGTGCAGGTCATCACGGCCAAGGAATTGAAAGCCGGCGGCAAGACCAGCGTGTCGGACGTGCTGCGCGCCATCTCCGCCAATAGCGGCAACAGCTACAACGAACAATATACGGGCAGTTTCTCGGCCGGTACCTCGGGCCTGTCGCTGCGCGGCATCGGCCAGCAAAATACCCTGATCCTCGTGAATGGCCGCCGCGTGGCCAGCTATGCCACGGCGCAGGATTTGCAGCAGACCTTCGTTGACCTGAACAGCCTGCCGATGGCGGCCGTGCAGCGCATCGAGGTGCTCAAGGATGGCGCCTCGTCCGTGTATGGCTCCGACGCCGTGGCCGGCGTGGTCAACATCATCCTGTACAAGGAATTCACGGGCACGGATATCACGGCGCAATGGGGTGGCTCGACGCAAGGCACGGGCCAGCACGAAAAGAGCGCCGCGCTGCAAACGGGTTTCGGCAAGCTCGAGGAAGATGGCTACAGCGTGGTCTTTTCGGTCGATGCCCAGCAGCGCGACAAGCTGCAGCAAAGCGACGTGGCATGGCTGCGCGATGCCGACTACCGCCAGCAGCAGCGCGGCAGCCTGGGCTGGACCGCCACGAATTACGCCGGCAACGACCCCACGAAGACCCTCGGCGGCGTGCGTGGCCCGCTGCAGCTGGTGCCGTACAAGGACATCAATCCCACTGGCAGCGGCCAGGTGCTGGCCTACAATCCGGCGCCGTATAAAACGCTGATCCCGGGCATCCAGCGCATCCACTCGTCGCTGCGCGGCACCCTCAAGCTGAACGCGGACACGGAAGCCTATGTCGACTTGCTGCACAGTTATTCGCGCGCCGACCAGACCTTCAGCGCGCCGCTGACGGTGAACAACGCCACGCGCGTGTGGAACAACAGCACCAAGCTGCTCGATACCATTCCCGTGGTGCTGCCCGTGGGCCATCCGAACAATCCGGGCACGACGCCCTTGCCATTTACTGCCACGCTGTTCGACCTGGGACCGCGCCTGAAGCAGGACCGCGTCACCTTCTACCGCGCGCTGGCTGGCGCCAAGGGCACCTGGGCGGGCTGGGACTGGGATACGGCCGTGGCCCATTCCAGCAGCAAGCTGGAGGAAACGGTGCAGAACTTCGTCAACCGCTACGAATTCCAGAAAGTGCTGGCCGAC
This genomic interval carries:
- the bla gene encoding subclass B3 metallo-beta-lactamase encodes the protein MPPFFFPKTLLSIALAAMALPFAAHAATPATPAVDPLTQPIASPYAAQWNRPQQPARIHGDTYYVGVGGLSVVLIDTREGLILIDGALPQSVAAIKEHILELGFRLEDIKFILNTEAHFDHSGGIAALARDSGAQVIASPLGAQALRAGSVLAMDPQAGEIDPMPAVENVREIADGETLQLGDVTITARYTPGHTPGSTSWTWVSCEDAERKECLSVVFGASLTPVAADDFHYLGDDRHADLTPAFRRVMQDFARLPCDILISAHPDHSGGDQKLTQLLEGVTPNPFIDAQACSHYAAKNEAKLDARIAKEKAAATK
- a CDS encoding metallophosphoesterase family protein — its product is MRLLILSDLHHELWRDEAPQGDLALSCPDVVILAGDIDTGARAVAWAASTFAGLPVLYVHGNHEGYGHHLDKVRQELRALCAATDNVHFLDADTHVITDKAGNAVRFLGATLWTDFRLLGDDTRQSAMRDAEAVMNDYKRIRLASMGFRKLRAADTAMFHAQQKAWLARELAQPFHGATVVISHMAPSLLSVDDAYGNEGCSPAYASRLDELAAQADLWVHGHIHASRDYRIGQCRVVSNPCGYKTRSGTPQNPQFNPNFIVELGTP
- a CDS encoding LysR family transcriptional regulator; translation: MQDLNDLYYFVQVVDHGGFAPAGRALGMPKSKLSRRIALLEERLGARLLQRTTRHFSVTDVGQTFYEHCKAMLVEAEAAQEAIELTRVAPRGTVRLSCPIALLHSLVAPMLAGFMREHPQVTLLLEASNRRVDLVAEGIDVAIRVRPPPLPDSDLVLRVLAERSQCMVGSPLLFAGAPVPKAPADLADWPSLALGTPQQHYQWDLYGPDGARAQLRHVPRFVTGDMLTLRDAAVAGVGVVQLPTMMITEQVADGRLLPLMEQWRPQREIIHAVFPSRRGLLPAVRTLIDYLAHSFAALEEE
- a CDS encoding pirin family protein produces the protein MNTVTGIYSAPRQHWVGDGFPVRSMFSYNGHGKQLSPFLLLDYAGPAEFAPGTRPPGVGSHPHRGFETVTIVYKGEVAHRDSTGQGGVIGPGDVQWMTAGAGILHEEFHSPAFTQSGGTLEMVQLWVNLPAQNKMTAPGYQAITSDTIPTVALPDDAGSLRVIAGDFDGQHGPARTFSPMQVWDMRLAQGKLTELPVTRGWSTALIVLHGTVLVNGESVVREAQMALFERDGDSITIEANNDAVVLLLSGEPIDEPIVGHGPFVMNSEAEIVQAFEDFNSGRFARIAP
- a CDS encoding isochorismatase family protein, with protein sequence MSTPANFQGLPPMIDPDDAVMLLIDHQSGLFQLVRDIEQHVLRGHVTALAKLSRLANMPTFTTASVPDGPNGPLIPEIHHFNPDAVYIPRTGQINAWDNPAWVDAIEKTGRKTLLIAGTLTSVCMAFPTISALAAGYKVFAIIDASGNWSKMATDITMARVTQAGAVPIDTYAVLAEVMSTWNRSDAMEFAAIMTDHIVPPYRALIESYDKAQGVQKNGRETKLEILEAASKG
- a CDS encoding substrate-binding periplasmic protein, whose protein sequence is MRHLLFAAVLGVSALPAVACRMTMALEQWPPYVYRDAQDRYTGLDLDLLKAIFKQARCTLVTLPELPTARRQLLFQKGGLDLMLAASETPERQSYARFSIPYRDEAVGLFSKSGAPGSQRQIASFAQLARGNSTLLAPKVGWYGAQYAAARPVLEKAGRLNAFGSFQQGVRMLDAGRADLLLGDVLAVRHEARLQGVALSTLPFLALRAPVHLMLNARTTSTADLARLNAAITHLEQRGVLAAIRNSYEAP
- the pnuC gene encoding nicotinamide riboside transporter PnuC, with the protein product MTAPLEIAANVLMTASIILAGRNNIHSWWIGMVGCVLFAVLFFQVNLYADVMLQLFFIVTCVIGWLQWRRGANGKPLPITRTGWRSLAWVVPAGIASVAIYGMLLHRFTNAYAPFIDSAVLVFSIIAQFLLMSRRIETWAFWLLVNTVAVPLYYSRGLHLTAVLYAAYWINALISWYWWGVQARRAAQAPAVIADA
- a CDS encoding TonB-dependent receptor gives rise to the protein MFKPLAISLAIAAAFPAFAHAEDDMLRVNVTGSNIRVSEKEGASAVQVITAKELKAGGKTSVSDVLRAISANSGNSYNEQYTGSFSAGTSGLSLRGIGQQNTLILVNGRRVASYATAQDLQQTFVDLNSLPMAAVQRIEVLKDGASSVYGSDAVAGVVNIILYKEFTGTDITAQWGGSTQGTGQHEKSAALQTGFGKLEEDGYSVVFSVDAQQRDKLQQSDVAWLRDADYRQQQRGSLGWTATNYAGNDPTKTLGGVRGPLQLVPYKDINPTGSGQVLAYNPAPYKTLIPGIQRIHSSLRGTLKLNADTEAYVDLLHSYSRADQTFSAPLTVNNATRVWNNSTKLLDTIPVVLPVGHPNNPGTTPLPFTATLFDLGPRLKQDRVTFYRALAGAKGTWAGWDWDTAVAHSSSKLEETVQNFVNRYEFQKVLADGSYNFFDQSQNSEAVRNRLRLSTLRPAESTLDTLDFSAAKDIWDLPAGPLGFAAGAQWRREKMDSQTSTAVLSGTELRPALNIINGSRNVSALFAEFNVPVVKDLSVNVAGRADHYSDFGNAFSPKASARYQAAPWLLLRGTVSRAFRAPSLPEITDSTAVSYTGVIDARDPLTPTQSRGVTVMTIANPNLRPERSKNLNLGVVVSPTSSSSIGLDYYRIKQDGVIGTASATTILENESTAPQQITRGADGRITTLYRQFRNQGQREVSGIDIDLRQRFVDKDWGKLTLAGQLSRVLRFAEPLSDGAPLTDGAGTNYFGSIPKWRGVTSATWEQGKWSSTLTWNYVGSYAQQQHLDESVAAFSTFDVTSSWQVTPAANVTFIVQNLANKRAPWDYASTGFDFTQADPRGRVAALKLNYKF